In the genome of Candidatus Methylomirabilota bacterium, one region contains:
- a CDS encoding sugar ABC transporter permease, with protein sequence MTAKPIAGGRGDAATAALPRPRVSPARGLGRLLEDERSLAYLLLAPTALILTMFIAYPFLRGVWLAVTSATVGDPGEYVGMKNFQRAWNDTIFHRTAINTFVYTGVTTVFKLALGMWLALLLNREFRAKRYARAFILLPFIIPTVLSTLAWQWMFDPTFSVINWCLWQLGLITQRINWLGDEYLALISIIIVNVWRGVPFYAISLLAGLQTVNPELQEAAAIDGATAWQRFWRITWPLLLPVTMVVVLFSVIQTFADFQLVYVLTRGGPANATHLFATYAYQIGVGAGLLGQGAAISLALFPVLFVVVVLQLWYIRRTETA encoded by the coding sequence GTGACGGCCAAACCCATCGCCGGGGGCCGGGGAGACGCCGCGACCGCGGCGCTTCCCCGCCCCCGCGTCTCGCCCGCGCGAGGGCTCGGGCGGCTCCTCGAGGACGAGCGCTCCCTCGCGTACCTCCTGCTCGCGCCGACCGCGCTGATCCTCACGATGTTCATCGCCTACCCGTTCCTGCGCGGAGTCTGGCTCGCGGTGACGAGCGCGACGGTCGGCGATCCGGGCGAGTACGTCGGCATGAAGAACTTCCAGCGGGCCTGGAACGACACGATCTTCCACCGGACGGCGATCAACACGTTCGTCTACACGGGCGTGACGACGGTGTTCAAGCTCGCGCTCGGCATGTGGCTCGCCCTGCTCCTGAACCGGGAATTCCGCGCCAAGCGGTACGCACGGGCGTTCATCCTGCTGCCGTTCATCATCCCGACGGTGCTCTCGACCCTCGCCTGGCAGTGGATGTTCGACCCGACGTTCAGCGTCATCAACTGGTGTCTCTGGCAGCTCGGTCTGATCACCCAGCGGATCAACTGGCTCGGCGACGAGTACCTGGCCCTGATCTCGATCATCATCGTGAACGTCTGGCGCGGAGTCCCGTTCTACGCCATCAGCCTCCTCGCCGGCCTGCAAACCGTCAATCCCGAGCTCCAGGAAGCCGCGGCGATCGACGGCGCCACCGCCTGGCAGCGCTTCTGGAGGATCACGTGGCCGCTGCTCCTGCCCGTGACGATGGTCGTGGTGCTCTTCTCCGTGATCCAGACCTTCGCGGACTTCCAGCTCGTGTACGTCCTCACCCGGGGCGGGCCCGCCAACGCGACCCACCTGTTCGCCACGTACGCTTACCAGATCGGTGTCGGCGCGGGGCTCCTCGGCCAGGGCGCGGCCATCTCGCTGGCCCTCTTCCCGGTGCTGTTCGTCGTCGTCGTGCTCCAGCTCTGGTACATCCGGCGGACGGAGACGGCCTAG
- a CDS encoding MFS transporter — translation MSQRGRFYGWTVLAAAAAIVAIGQGALFSLGVFLKPLEDSMGWSRSAISMVALLNWLAMGAGSFFWGALSDRLGSRVVTVAGGVLMGLGLVLSSQATALWQLDVTFGLFVGFAAGAFLTPLSVTATKWFTANRGLAVGVVSAGGGVGLLLLSPLSRWLTSLYDWRVAMLVLGDLAWLVIIPTALLIRNAPAEMGAVALGGAAAPQRSFSTAQVLRAPQFWAIALTHFACCAAHSGPIFHMVTHAIDQGVVPMVAATVLGVSGLSSIAGRIGCGLIADRFGAKRTLIAGLALQAVMVFVYLFTRDAGAFYAAAVVFGVAYGGVMPLYALVTREYFGERVMGSAYGAVFLISTVGMGLGSWGGGVIHDHLGTYGWLFIGSAAIGAAAMLVAFTFRAPRLMAQGATSS, via the coding sequence ATGAGTCAGCGCGGACGCTTCTACGGCTGGACGGTCCTCGCCGCCGCAGCCGCCATCGTCGCGATCGGGCAGGGCGCGCTCTTCTCGCTCGGCGTCTTCCTGAAGCCGCTCGAGGACTCGATGGGCTGGAGCCGCAGCGCCATCTCGATGGTCGCGCTCCTCAACTGGCTCGCGATGGGCGCCGGCTCGTTCTTCTGGGGCGCGCTCTCGGACCGGCTCGGCAGCCGCGTCGTGACGGTCGCGGGCGGCGTCCTCATGGGCCTGGGCTTGGTGCTTTCCAGTCAGGCGACGGCGCTCTGGCAGCTCGACGTGACCTTCGGCCTCTTCGTGGGGTTCGCGGCGGGCGCCTTCTTGACGCCGCTCTCGGTCACGGCGACGAAGTGGTTCACCGCCAACCGCGGCCTCGCCGTGGGCGTGGTCTCGGCCGGCGGCGGTGTCGGGCTGCTCCTCCTCTCGCCCCTCAGCCGCTGGCTCACGTCGCTCTACGACTGGCGGGTCGCGATGCTGGTGCTCGGCGACCTCGCGTGGCTCGTGATCATCCCGACGGCGCTCCTCATCCGGAACGCGCCCGCGGAGATGGGCGCCGTCGCCCTCGGCGGCGCCGCGGCGCCGCAGCGCAGCTTCTCGACGGCGCAGGTGCTCCGCGCGCCGCAGTTCTGGGCGATCGCGCTGACGCACTTCGCCTGCTGCGCGGCGCACTCGGGGCCGATCTTCCACATGGTGACGCACGCGATCGACCAGGGGGTCGTCCCCATGGTGGCCGCGACCGTCCTCGGCGTCTCGGGCCTCTCGTCCATCGCGGGGCGGATCGGCTGCGGCCTCATCGCCGACCGCTTCGGCGCCAAGCGCACGCTGATCGCGGGCCTGGCGCTCCAGGCGGTGATGGTCTTCGTGTACCTCTTCACGCGCGACGCCGGCGCCTTCTACGCGGCCGCCGTCGTCTTCGGCGTGGCCTACGGCGGGGTCATGCCGCTCTACGCGCTCGTGACGCGCGAGTACTTCGGCGAGCGCGTCATGGGCAGCGCGTACGGCGCGGTCTTCCTGATCTCGACGGTCGGCATGGGGCTGGGCTCCTGGGGCGGCGGCGTGATCCACGACCACCTCGGAACGTACGGCTGGCTCTTCATCGGCTCGGCCGCGATCGGCGCGGCCGCGATGCTCGTGGCGTTCACCTTCCGGGCGCCCCGACTCATGGCGCAGGGCGCTACCAGCAGTTGA
- a CDS encoding sensor histidine kinase KdpD has translation MSVTRPDPDALLARVQDEEARQRRGKLKVFFGAAAGVGKTYAMLEAAREQRADGVDVVAGYVETHGRAETEALLEGLEVLSPRVIEYRGATLRELDLDGALARRPALILVDELAHTNAPGSRHAKRWQDVLELLDAGIDVYTTVNVQHVESLNDVVAKVTGVVVRETVPDSVLEQADEVELIDLPPDDLLQRFRDGKVYVPEQAQEAVRNFFRKGNLIALRELALRSTAERVDAQMRVYMRDHAIAKVWPTTERLLVCVSPGPDSARLVRAAKRMAERLGAPWIAAYVETPAQLRLPAEARERVSHSLRLAEQLGAETVTLPGETMSEALLAFAHDRNVTKIVVGKPRRPLWKRILLGSIVDTLVEGSGDIDIYVISGEREEPAPVAPVRRRASATDWPAYGRAVAVVALTTGVAWLMFPFFELSNLIMAYLLGIVVVAMRHGRGPSLLASVLSVAAFDFFFVPPYFTFAVSDTRYLFTFAVMLVVGLVISGLTVRARAQAFAARLREQRTAALYAMSRELAGTRGVDDLLKIALRHISEVFKSQVAVLLPGTGGALAPWSGGQFELDANERGVARWVYEHRQRAGLGTATLPGASALHLPLIASRGAVGVLAVRPADPHALDEPEQLHQLETFANQTALAIERAQLADEAREAQVRMETERLRSSLLSSVSHDLRTPLATITGAVSTILENGARLDDRTRRELLESVRDEGERLNRLVQNLLEMTRLESGAVELRKEWHSLEEVIGAALSRVGPRLASRRVSTRVPPNLPLVPMDDVLIEQVLVNLLDNALKYTPPTSPIEIIATATDSAATVEVADRGPGLPPGEEDKVFEKFYRGRTDKGRGAGLGLAICQGVVRAHGGRIWAQNLPEGGVAFLFTLPITGAPPPTATDG, from the coding sequence GTGAGCGTCACGCGGCCCGACCCCGACGCGCTCCTGGCCCGCGTCCAGGACGAGGAGGCGCGCCAGCGCCGCGGCAAGTTGAAGGTGTTCTTCGGCGCCGCCGCGGGCGTCGGCAAGACCTACGCGATGCTCGAGGCCGCGCGCGAGCAGCGCGCCGACGGCGTGGACGTCGTCGCCGGCTACGTCGAGACGCACGGCCGCGCGGAGACCGAGGCCCTGCTCGAGGGCCTCGAGGTCCTGTCCCCGCGCGTCATCGAGTATCGGGGCGCGACGCTGCGCGAGCTCGACCTGGACGGCGCGCTCGCCCGCCGCCCCGCGCTGATCCTCGTCGACGAGCTGGCGCACACGAACGCCCCGGGCTCGCGCCACGCCAAGCGCTGGCAGGACGTGCTCGAGCTGCTCGACGCCGGCATCGACGTCTACACGACGGTCAACGTCCAGCACGTGGAGAGCCTCAACGACGTCGTCGCCAAGGTGACCGGCGTCGTGGTGCGGGAGACCGTGCCGGACTCCGTGCTCGAGCAGGCCGACGAGGTCGAGCTGATCGACCTGCCGCCCGACGATCTTCTGCAGCGCTTCAGGGACGGCAAGGTCTACGTGCCGGAGCAGGCGCAGGAGGCCGTGAGGAACTTCTTCCGCAAGGGCAACCTCATCGCCCTCCGCGAGCTCGCCCTCCGCTCGACCGCGGAGCGGGTGGACGCGCAGATGCGCGTCTATATGCGCGACCACGCGATCGCGAAGGTGTGGCCGACGACCGAGCGCCTCCTCGTCTGCGTGAGCCCCGGACCGGACTCGGCGAGGCTCGTGCGGGCGGCCAAGCGGATGGCCGAGCGGCTCGGCGCCCCGTGGATCGCCGCATACGTGGAGACGCCGGCCCAGCTTCGCCTTCCAGCGGAGGCGCGCGAGCGCGTGAGCCACTCGCTGCGGCTCGCCGAGCAGCTCGGCGCCGAGACCGTCACGCTGCCCGGCGAGACGATGAGCGAGGCGCTCCTGGCGTTCGCGCACGACCGCAACGTGACGAAGATCGTGGTGGGCAAGCCGAGGCGCCCGCTCTGGAAGCGGATCCTGCTCGGCTCCATCGTGGACACGCTCGTCGAGGGTAGCGGCGACATCGACATCTACGTCATCAGCGGCGAGCGCGAGGAGCCCGCGCCCGTCGCGCCCGTCCGCCGGCGCGCGAGCGCCACCGACTGGCCGGCCTACGGCCGGGCCGTCGCGGTCGTGGCCCTCACGACCGGCGTGGCGTGGCTGATGTTCCCGTTCTTCGAGCTGTCCAACCTGATCATGGCGTACCTCCTCGGCATCGTCGTGGTCGCGATGCGGCATGGCCGCGGGCCGTCACTGCTCGCGTCCGTCTTGAGCGTCGCGGCGTTCGATTTCTTCTTCGTGCCGCCGTACTTCACCTTTGCGGTCTCCGACACCCGGTACCTCTTCACCTTCGCGGTGATGCTGGTCGTCGGCCTCGTGATCAGCGGCCTGACCGTCCGCGCCCGGGCCCAGGCCTTCGCCGCGCGCCTGCGCGAGCAGCGCACGGCGGCGCTCTACGCGATGAGCCGGGAGCTGGCGGGCACGCGCGGCGTGGACGACCTCCTGAAGATCGCGCTGCGGCACATCAGCGAGGTCTTCAAGAGCCAGGTGGCCGTGCTGCTCCCCGGCACGGGCGGCGCGCTCGCCCCGTGGAGCGGTGGGCAGTTCGAGCTCGACGCCAACGAGCGCGGCGTCGCCCGCTGGGTCTACGAGCACCGGCAGCGTGCGGGCCTCGGGACCGCCACGCTGCCGGGAGCGTCCGCGCTCCACCTGCCGCTGATCGCGTCGCGCGGGGCGGTGGGCGTGCTCGCCGTCCGGCCCGCCGACCCCCACGCCCTGGACGAGCCCGAGCAGCTCCACCAGCTCGAGACCTTCGCCAACCAGACGGCGCTCGCCATCGAGCGTGCGCAGCTCGCCGACGAGGCGCGCGAGGCGCAGGTGCGGATGGAAACCGAGCGCCTCCGCAGCTCCCTGCTGAGCTCGGTGTCGCACGACCTCCGCACGCCGCTTGCCACGATCACCGGCGCGGTGAGCACGATCCTCGAGAACGGCGCGCGGCTCGACGACCGCACGCGCCGGGAGCTCCTCGAGTCGGTGCGGGACGAGGGCGAGCGGCTGAACCGTCTCGTCCAGAACCTGCTCGAGATGACGCGGCTCGAATCCGGCGCGGTGGAGCTCCGGAAGGAGTGGCACTCGCTGGAGGAGGTCATCGGCGCGGCGCTGAGTCGCGTCGGCCCACGGCTCGCGAGCCGGCGCGTGAGCACCCGGGTGCCGCCGAACCTGCCGCTCGTGCCGATGGACGACGTGCTCATCGAGCAGGTGCTGGTCAACCTCCTCGACAACGCGCTCAAGTACACGCCGCCCACCAGCCCGATCGAGATCATCGCGACGGCGACGGACAGCGCGGCCACCGTCGAGGTGGCCGACCGCGGTCCGGGCCTGCCCCCCGGCGAGGAGGACAAGGTCTTCGAGAAGTTCTACCGCGGGCGGACCGACAAGGGCCGGGGCGCCGGGCTCGGGCTGGCGATCTGTCAGGGCGTCGTCCGCGCCCACGGCGGCCGGATCTGGGCCCAGAACCTCCCGGAAGGCGGCGTCGCCTTCCTGTTCACGCTGCCGATCACGGGCGCGCCGCCGCCGACGGCGACGGATGGCTGA
- a CDS encoding APC family permease, translated as MRLTLLKRLLVGAPMPLAQARHERLSKTVALAVFASDPLSSVAYATEEILLVLILAGSAALSYSLPVALGIAALLAVVVISYRQTVAAYPQGGGAYLVAKDNIGIFPALTAAAALLVDYVLTVSVSVVAGIAALTSAAPQLHPYRVVLSIFAVAGIALGNLRGVRESGRLFAAPTYFFVASILATVGYGVVGAMFGLLPEAPYEPHAPGLEGLGLFLLLRSYAAGCTALTGVEAVSNGVQALKPPEGRNAQTVMTWLGVISITMFLGITYLAFDFGIVPGGDETVVSKIARRVFGTGVLYYAVQASTLLILVLAANTSYADFPRLSSILARDRFVPRQFANQGDRLVYSNGILILSGFAIVLIVVFQGDTHALLPLYAIGVFISFTLSQGGMVRRWLRLREKGWRWRVWVNGIGAVVTGIVLLTLAVTKFVEGAWIVVVVIPILVAAFIVMHRHYEEVASELSLEGMEGPPQFQHTVLILIGDVHRGVVRAVQYARTLAAPSAVVRAVYVETDPANTGRLEEKWARWGLGVPLVVLTSPYRSLLRPFLDYIDQIQARGDDQMVTIVLPEFLPRKWWQHVLHNQTALLIKGALLFRKNTVVADVPYLLKH; from the coding sequence ATGCGGCTCACCCTGCTGAAGCGCCTCCTGGTCGGCGCGCCCATGCCGCTCGCCCAGGCCCGGCACGAGCGCCTGAGCAAGACGGTGGCGCTCGCCGTGTTCGCCTCCGATCCACTGTCCTCGGTGGCGTACGCGACCGAAGAGATCCTGCTCGTCCTCATCCTCGCCGGCAGCGCCGCGCTGAGCTACTCGCTTCCCGTCGCGCTGGGTATCGCCGCCCTGCTCGCCGTCGTCGTGATCTCCTACCGCCAGACGGTCGCGGCGTACCCGCAGGGGGGTGGCGCCTATCTGGTCGCGAAGGACAACATCGGCATCTTCCCGGCGCTGACCGCGGCGGCGGCGCTGCTGGTCGACTACGTCCTGACGGTGTCCGTGTCGGTCGTCGCGGGGATCGCCGCTTTGACGTCGGCGGCGCCCCAGCTCCATCCCTACCGGGTCGTCTTGAGCATCTTCGCCGTCGCCGGAATCGCGCTCGGGAACCTCCGGGGCGTCCGCGAGTCGGGTCGCTTGTTCGCCGCGCCGACCTACTTCTTCGTCGCCAGCATCCTGGCGACGGTCGGCTACGGGGTCGTGGGCGCGATGTTCGGTCTGCTCCCCGAGGCGCCCTACGAGCCCCACGCTCCGGGCCTCGAGGGGCTCGGGTTGTTCCTCCTCCTCCGGAGCTATGCCGCCGGCTGCACGGCGCTGACGGGCGTCGAGGCCGTCTCCAACGGCGTCCAGGCGCTCAAGCCGCCCGAGGGACGAAACGCCCAGACGGTGATGACCTGGCTCGGCGTGATCTCGATCACGATGTTCCTCGGCATCACCTATCTCGCCTTCGACTTCGGGATCGTCCCGGGGGGCGACGAGACCGTCGTGTCGAAGATCGCCCGTCGGGTCTTCGGCACCGGCGTGCTGTACTACGCCGTGCAGGCCTCGACGCTGCTCATCCTCGTCCTCGCCGCCAACACCTCCTATGCCGATTTCCCTCGCCTCTCGTCGATCCTGGCGCGCGACCGTTTCGTCCCGAGGCAGTTCGCGAACCAGGGGGACCGGCTCGTCTACTCGAACGGGATCCTGATCCTGAGCGGGTTCGCCATCGTGCTGATCGTGGTCTTCCAGGGTGACACCCACGCCCTCCTGCCCCTCTACGCCATCGGTGTCTTCATCTCGTTCACGCTCTCCCAGGGCGGCATGGTGCGGCGCTGGCTGCGGCTCCGGGAGAAAGGCTGGCGCTGGCGCGTGTGGGTCAACGGAATCGGAGCTGTCGTGACCGGGATCGTCCTGCTGACTCTTGCGGTCACGAAGTTCGTCGAGGGCGCCTGGATCGTCGTCGTCGTCATTCCGATCCTCGTCGCCGCGTTCATCGTGATGCACCGGCACTACGAGGAGGTCGCGAGCGAGCTTTCGCTGGAAGGTATGGAGGGCCCGCCGCAGTTCCAGCACACGGTCCTCATCCTCATCGGCGACGTCCACCGGGGGGTCGTGCGCGCGGTGCAGTACGCGCGGACGCTCGCCGCCCCCTCCGCCGTCGTGCGCGCCGTCTACGTCGAGACGGACCCGGCGAACACGGGGAGGCTCGAGGAGAAGTGGGCCCGGTGGGGGCTCGGCGTGCCGCTCGTCGTCCTGACGTCACCCTACCGCTCGCTCCTGCGCCCGTTTCTCGACTACATCGACCAGATCCAGGCGCGCGGCGACGACCAGATGGTGACGATCGTCCTGCCGGAGTTCCTGCCGCGGAAGTGGTGGCAGCACGTCCTGCACAACCAGACCGCCCTGCTCATCAAGGGCGCCCTGCTGTTCCGGAAGAACACGGTCGTGGCGGACGTGCCCTACCTCTTGAAGCACTGA
- a CDS encoding carbohydrate ABC transporter permease has protein sequence MIQGSGWRKVAVFYAPLFAFIFGLLFPFYWMLVTTFRPDGELYRPWNRANTTPFWTTHPTLEHIRYLFTDTLFGTWLYNTMFISIVSTLISLFCGLLAGYALARLRFRLAGSLGTSIFITYLVPPTLLFIPLAEITRTFHLTDTPWALILTYPTFLIPFCTWLLMGYFKTIPKELEECARIDGASRVQAMVRIIFPIAMPGILSAGIFAFTLSWNEFIYALVFLSTTQQKTVPVGVVSELIRGDVFYWGPLMAGALLGSIPVAFVYAFFVEHYVAGLTGSVKG, from the coding sequence ATGATCCAAGGCTCCGGCTGGCGGAAGGTCGCCGTCTTCTACGCGCCGCTCTTCGCCTTCATCTTCGGGCTGCTGTTCCCGTTCTACTGGATGCTGGTGACGACGTTCCGTCCGGACGGGGAGCTCTACCGTCCCTGGAACCGCGCGAACACCACGCCGTTCTGGACCACGCACCCGACGCTCGAGCACATCCGCTACCTCTTCACCGACACGCTCTTCGGCACCTGGCTCTACAACACGATGTTCATCTCGATCGTCTCGACGCTGATCTCGCTCTTCTGTGGCCTGCTGGCCGGCTACGCGCTGGCGCGGCTCAGGTTCAGGCTGGCCGGGAGCCTCGGGACCTCGATCTTCATCACCTACCTGGTGCCGCCGACGCTCCTGTTCATCCCGCTCGCCGAGATCACGCGAACGTTCCACCTGACGGACACGCCGTGGGCCCTGATCCTCACCTATCCGACGTTCCTGATCCCGTTCTGCACCTGGCTCCTCATGGGGTACTTCAAGACGATCCCCAAGGAGCTGGAGGAGTGCGCGCGGATCGACGGGGCCTCGCGGGTCCAGGCGATGGTCAGGATCATCTTCCCCATCGCGATGCCGGGAATCCTCTCGGCGGGCATCTTCGCGTTCACGCTGTCGTGGAACGAGTTCATCTACGCGCTCGTGTTCCTGTCCACGACGCAGCAGAAGACGGTGCCCGTCGGCGTCGTCTCGGAGCTGATCCGCGGCGACGTCTTCTACTGGGGGCCGCTGATGGCGGGCGCGCTCCTCGGCTCGATCCCGGTCGCGTTCGTGTACGCGTTCTTCGTCGAGCACTACGTGGCCGGTCTCACCGGCTCCGTGAAAGGCTAA
- a CDS encoding extracellular solute-binding protein, protein MDANGMNRRQFLKVSGATAAAAATGIEGILEARRAPAWAQGVTLNMVRWADFVPASDKLLREEVLPKAEKALGATIKLETINANDIQPRITAAIEGGSGPDIIMTQHNWQHLYEKGVVEVGDVAEKIAKEQGGFYKQSRDVTTSGGRFIAVPWSVVGLMVAYRKAWFAEEGVTKFPANWDAYRAVGKKLKAKGRPIGQTMGHTFGDAPAFSYPYLWSWGGAEVDTKGKVVLNSKDTVESVKFMVAFWKDAHDEGGLAWDDSSNNRAFLSGTICATLNGASIYIESLRKPDQYKTEKGEQLKTDILHGVLPRGPKGQFAYHVPFSHMVMKYGKNQKLAKDLLLWLGTRENFEPWFLSQKGFSVGATTDWEKHPIWKDDPIMLPYRDAARLGRAPGYAGPPNAKAAEVQTKYIITDMYAKAIQGMAPADSVKWAEGELNKIYG, encoded by the coding sequence ATGGACGCAAACGGGATGAACCGCAGGCAGTTCCTCAAGGTCTCCGGCGCCACCGCGGCCGCCGCGGCGACGGGTATCGAGGGCATCCTCGAGGCGCGCCGGGCGCCGGCCTGGGCGCAGGGCGTGACGCTCAACATGGTCCGGTGGGCAGACTTCGTGCCTGCCTCCGACAAGCTGCTCCGGGAGGAAGTGCTCCCGAAGGCCGAGAAGGCGCTGGGCGCGACGATCAAGCTCGAGACGATCAACGCCAACGACATCCAGCCCCGGATCACCGCGGCGATCGAGGGCGGCAGCGGCCCCGACATCATCATGACCCAGCACAACTGGCAGCACCTCTACGAGAAGGGCGTCGTGGAGGTCGGCGACGTGGCCGAGAAGATCGCCAAGGAGCAGGGCGGGTTCTACAAGCAGTCGCGCGACGTCACCACCTCGGGCGGCAGGTTCATCGCCGTCCCCTGGTCCGTCGTCGGGCTGATGGTCGCGTACCGGAAGGCGTGGTTCGCCGAGGAGGGCGTGACGAAGTTCCCGGCGAACTGGGACGCGTATCGGGCGGTCGGCAAGAAGCTGAAGGCCAAGGGCCGCCCGATCGGCCAGACCATGGGTCACACCTTCGGCGACGCGCCGGCGTTCTCCTACCCATACCTCTGGTCCTGGGGCGGCGCCGAGGTCGACACCAAGGGCAAGGTCGTGCTGAACAGCAAGGACACCGTCGAGTCGGTGAAGTTCATGGTGGCCTTCTGGAAGGACGCGCACGACGAGGGCGGGCTCGCGTGGGACGACTCGAGCAACAACCGCGCGTTTCTCTCCGGGACGATCTGCGCGACGCTCAACGGCGCCTCGATCTATATCGAGTCGCTCCGCAAGCCGGACCAGTACAAGACCGAGAAGGGCGAACAGCTCAAGACCGACATCCTGCACGGCGTCCTCCCGCGGGGCCCGAAGGGGCAGTTCGCCTACCACGTGCCGTTCTCGCACATGGTCATGAAGTACGGGAAGAACCAGAAGCTCGCGAAGGACCTGCTGCTCTGGCTCGGGACCAGGGAGAACTTCGAGCCCTGGTTCCTGAGTCAGAAGGGGTTCTCCGTCGGGGCGACGACGGACTGGGAGAAGCATCCGATCTGGAAGGACGACCCGATCATGCTGCCGTACAGGGACGCCGCTCGCCTCGGACGGGCGCCGGGCTACGCGGGTCCGCCGAACGCCAAGGCCGCCGAGGTCCAGACGAAGTACATCATCACGGACATGTACGCCAAGGCCATCCAGGGCATGGCGCCCGCAGACTCCGTGAAGTGGGCCGAAGGCGAGCTGAACAAGATCTACGGATAG
- the ugpC gene encoding sn-glycerol-3-phosphate ABC transporter ATP-binding protein UgpC: protein MAQVMMKDLNKKYDEVHAVKDVNLHIRDKEFIVLVGPSGCGKSTTLRMVAGLEEITSGEISIGERIVNDLPPKDRDIAMVFQNYALYPHMTVYDNMAFGLKMRKFPKAEIQTRVQEAAVLLGIQELLKRKPRQLSGGQRQRVAVGRAIVRHPQVFLFDEPLSNLDAKLRVQMRVELKRLHDRLETTAIYVTHDQVEAMTLGDRVVVMKDGWIQQVGEPLELYSRPANKFVAGFIGSPAMNFIDVTVADAGGLWADAPGFRVKVPPTHASRLGAYKGQRVTLGLRPEDLRPASGSDPAEYSFDAVVDVVEPLGSEILLDLRAGQNTMVARVEPSVRAKVHETLKLALTPDRARFFDTKTELAI from the coding sequence ATGGCCCAGGTGATGATGAAGGACCTGAACAAGAAATACGACGAGGTCCACGCCGTCAAGGACGTGAACCTGCACATCCGCGACAAGGAGTTCATCGTGCTCGTCGGCCCGTCCGGGTGCGGCAAGTCCACGACGCTCCGGATGGTTGCGGGCCTCGAGGAGATCACCTCGGGCGAGATCTCGATCGGCGAGCGGATCGTCAACGATCTGCCGCCGAAGGACCGCGACATCGCGATGGTCTTCCAGAACTACGCCCTCTACCCGCACATGACCGTCTACGACAACATGGCGTTCGGGCTGAAGATGCGGAAGTTCCCGAAGGCCGAGATCCAGACGCGGGTGCAGGAGGCGGCCGTGCTCCTCGGCATCCAGGAGCTGCTCAAGCGCAAGCCGCGCCAGCTCTCGGGCGGCCAGCGGCAGCGCGTCGCCGTCGGGCGCGCGATCGTCCGCCACCCGCAGGTGTTTCTGTTCGACGAGCCGCTGTCGAACCTGGACGCGAAGCTCCGCGTCCAGATGCGCGTCGAGCTGAAGCGCCTCCACGACCGCCTCGAGACGACCGCCATCTACGTCACCCATGACCAGGTCGAGGCCATGACGCTCGGCGACCGCGTCGTCGTCATGAAGGACGGCTGGATCCAGCAGGTCGGCGAGCCGCTCGAGCTCTACTCGCGGCCGGCCAACAAGTTCGTGGCGGGGTTCATCGGCTCCCCCGCGATGAACTTCATCGACGTGACCGTCGCCGACGCGGGCGGGCTCTGGGCCGACGCGCCCGGGTTCCGGGTGAAGGTGCCGCCCACCCACGCGAGCCGGCTCGGCGCTTACAAGGGCCAGCGGGTGACGCTCGGCCTCCGTCCCGAGGATCTGCGCCCCGCATCCGGCAGCGACCCGGCCGAGTACAGCTTCGACGCGGTCGTGGACGTCGTCGAGCCGCTCGGCTCCGAAATCCTGCTCGACCTGCGCGCGGGTCAGAACACGATGGTCGCCCGCGTCGAGCCCTCCGTGCGGGCCAAGGTGCACGAGACGCTCAAGCTCGCGCTCACGCCCGACCGGGCCCGCTTCTTCGACACCAAAACCGAGCTCGCGATCTGA